A portion of the Streptomyces platensis genome contains these proteins:
- a CDS encoding AfsR/SARP family transcriptional regulator, whose amino-acid sequence MHYGILGTTQAGRADGTPVALGGARLRALLAALALRPGRALSPELLIGDIWGADPPADAAGALQALVGRLRRALGHAEIASVDGGYRLCAEPDAVDLHRFERLAAEGGRALADADPARAAALLDDALALWRGPVLADLPDAGVEVARAERRRLDAQCTRLAADLALGRAAQALPTLLALCADHPLDEPLQALRLHALRAAGRTAEALAAYEEIRIGLADRLGADPGPELRTLHAELLRPPPSHPPTNPPPPLISGAPAPAPTGPAPHGAGLGTSYGTTPSYGTTTSYGTGTATAYGIGTPQPGPHGTGNHSTGPHNSGHHHTETHHTETHHTGNPDTATTDHPRAPHPHPHPHPHPHPHPHPRPGNLRPRLTSFVGRDADLAAIRDGLAAHRLVTLLGPGGAGKTRLSQEGAETAAAASPEAWPHGVWLAELAPVDDPQTVPEAVLTALGARETVVRGTTAEGLRAAADPTALDPLARLAEHCAGRRMLLVLDNCEHVIDAAAGLAERLLADCPGVTVLATSREPLAVPGEVLRPVEPLPDPVALRLLADRGAAARPGFRIEDDRAACAEICRRLDGLPLAIELAAARLRMLSPRQLADRLDDRFRLLTSGSRTLLPRQQTLRAVVDWSWELTDEPERAVLRRLSVFAGGCDLAAAEEVCAGDGVDGREVAGLLGSLIDKSLVVAAPAGEDGGGGEMRYRLLETVGEYAGERLDEAGERAGAERRHLVAYRELARTTDPLLRGPGQRAGMERLELEHDNLRTALRRALAAGDEHEALCLVLSLQWFWSLRDHRSDARHWATAAAALGPNPFAAPAEPAPDLHESPIDRPPPMAPEQLLEARREVRLVALASMDSDIAALRDPVLKEELAGMLTAYRTGMPQTCKVPGAMWFYAVVVTGRVDELAELVDGAVRACRDFGYEWELGYILQLRSKVFNDHPGGLGQAARDADEALRLFLRIGDAWGAAEALSGRGESHEKRGAYGAAADDYRAAMVHAEDLGAHGQILLLRCRLGAVLIEDGQAEAGERMLREVLADAAKGNSGRDTEPFARLTLATWLTATGRFQEARAELSRVHELFSPRAPDLFAGMLQALLISLDVDEGHREGLLPRFRQAMELMQDSMARMVAPDLPVVQLLTGARVLMAERGYAAGGDAARLVGAYDALRADGQVPPRIIRRDRARTEAAARALLGDSAYARAYAEGSGLSLGEATALI is encoded by the coding sequence GTGCATTACGGAATTCTCGGCACCACCCAGGCAGGACGGGCCGACGGCACCCCCGTCGCGCTCGGTGGCGCACGCCTGCGCGCGCTGCTCGCCGCCCTCGCGCTGCGACCCGGCCGGGCGCTGTCCCCGGAGTTGCTGATCGGCGACATCTGGGGCGCGGACCCGCCCGCCGACGCGGCCGGTGCACTCCAGGCACTGGTCGGCCGGCTGCGCCGCGCCCTGGGCCATGCCGAGATCGCTTCGGTGGACGGCGGCTACCGGCTGTGCGCCGAGCCCGACGCCGTCGATCTGCACCGCTTCGAACGCCTCGCGGCGGAGGGCGGCCGGGCGCTGGCCGACGCGGATCCGGCCCGGGCCGCCGCCCTGCTCGATGACGCCCTGGCGCTCTGGCGCGGCCCGGTCCTCGCCGATCTCCCGGACGCGGGTGTCGAGGTGGCCCGTGCCGAGCGCCGCCGGCTGGACGCCCAGTGCACCCGCCTCGCCGCCGATCTCGCCCTCGGCCGGGCCGCCCAGGCGCTGCCCACCCTCCTCGCGCTGTGCGCGGACCACCCCCTCGACGAGCCCCTCCAGGCCCTGCGGCTGCACGCCCTGCGCGCCGCCGGCCGCACCGCGGAGGCTCTGGCGGCCTACGAGGAGATACGCATCGGCCTCGCCGACCGCCTCGGCGCCGACCCGGGCCCGGAACTGCGCACCCTGCACGCGGAGCTGCTCCGGCCCCCGCCATCGCATCCGCCGACGAACCCCCCGCCGCCGCTGATATCCGGCGCTCCGGCCCCCGCACCCACCGGCCCCGCCCCGCATGGCGCGGGCCTCGGCACGTCGTACGGCACGACCCCTTCGTACGGCACGACCACGTCGTACGGCACCGGCACCGCCACCGCGTACGGCATCGGAACCCCCCAACCCGGGCCCCACGGCACCGGGAACCACAGCACAGGGCCCCACAATTCCGGGCACCACCACACCGAGACCCACCACACCGAGACCCACCACACCGGGAACCCCGACACCGCGACCACCGACCACCCCAGGGCCCCCCACCCGCACCCGCACCCCCACCCGCACCCCCACCCGCACCCGCACCCCCGCCCCGGCAACCTCCGGCCCCGGCTCACCTCCTTCGTCGGGCGGGACGCCGATCTGGCGGCGATCCGCGACGGTCTGGCCGCGCACCGGCTGGTGACGCTGCTGGGCCCCGGTGGCGCCGGGAAGACCCGGCTGTCGCAGGAGGGCGCCGAGACCGCCGCGGCCGCCTCGCCGGAGGCCTGGCCGCACGGCGTATGGCTGGCCGAGCTGGCGCCGGTGGACGATCCGCAGACCGTGCCCGAGGCGGTGCTGACCGCGCTCGGCGCCCGCGAGACCGTCGTCCGCGGCACCACCGCGGAGGGGCTGCGCGCCGCCGCCGACCCGACGGCGCTGGACCCGCTCGCCCGGCTCGCCGAGCACTGCGCGGGACGCCGGATGCTGCTCGTCCTCGACAACTGTGAGCATGTGATCGACGCCGCGGCCGGGCTCGCCGAGCGGCTGCTGGCCGACTGCCCCGGGGTGACGGTGCTGGCCACCAGCCGGGAGCCGCTGGCCGTACCGGGCGAGGTGCTGCGGCCGGTCGAGCCACTGCCCGACCCGGTCGCGCTGCGGCTGCTCGCCGACCGCGGGGCCGCCGCCCGCCCCGGCTTCCGGATCGAGGACGACCGGGCGGCCTGCGCCGAGATCTGCCGTCGGCTGGACGGGCTGCCGCTCGCCATCGAACTCGCCGCCGCCCGGCTGCGGATGCTCTCGCCGCGGCAGCTGGCCGACCGCCTCGACGACCGGTTCCGGCTGCTGACCAGCGGCAGCCGGACGTTGCTGCCCCGGCAGCAGACGCTGCGCGCCGTCGTGGACTGGTCCTGGGAACTGACCGATGAGCCCGAACGGGCCGTGCTGCGGCGGCTGTCCGTCTTTGCCGGCGGGTGTGATCTGGCCGCCGCGGAGGAGGTGTGCGCGGGTGACGGGGTCGACGGACGCGAGGTGGCCGGGCTGCTCGGCTCGCTGATCGACAAGTCGCTGGTGGTGGCGGCGCCGGCCGGTGAGGACGGCGGCGGCGGGGAGATGCGCTACCGGCTGCTGGAGACGGTGGGGGAGTACGCCGGCGAGCGGCTGGACGAGGCGGGGGAGCGCGCCGGTGCCGAGCGCCGCCACCTCGTCGCCTACCGCGAACTGGCCCGTACCACCGACCCGTTGCTGCGCGGGCCCGGCCAGCGCGCCGGTATGGAGCGGCTGGAGCTGGAGCACGACAATCTGCGGACCGCGCTGCGCCGCGCCCTGGCCGCCGGGGACGAGCACGAGGCGCTGTGCCTGGTGCTGTCCCTCCAGTGGTTCTGGTCGCTGCGGGACCACCGCAGCGATGCCCGGCACTGGGCGACCGCGGCCGCAGCCCTCGGCCCCAACCCCTTTGCCGCGCCTGCCGAACCCGCCCCCGACCTGCACGAGAGCCCCATCGACAGACCGCCGCCGATGGCTCCCGAGCAGCTGCTGGAGGCCCGCCGTGAGGTCCGGCTGGTCGCGCTCGCCAGCATGGACAGCGATATCGCGGCACTGCGCGATCCGGTGCTGAAGGAGGAGCTGGCGGGGATGCTCACCGCCTACCGCACCGGCATGCCGCAGACCTGCAAGGTGCCCGGCGCGATGTGGTTCTACGCGGTGGTGGTCACCGGGCGGGTCGACGAGCTGGCGGAGCTGGTCGACGGCGCGGTGCGGGCCTGCCGCGACTTCGGCTACGAGTGGGAGCTGGGCTACATCCTCCAGCTGCGCTCCAAGGTCTTCAACGACCATCCCGGCGGGCTGGGGCAGGCGGCCCGTGATGCCGACGAGGCGCTGCGGCTCTTCCTCCGGATCGGTGACGCCTGGGGCGCGGCCGAGGCGCTGTCGGGGCGCGGCGAGAGCCATGAGAAGCGAGGTGCGTACGGGGCGGCGGCGGACGACTACCGGGCGGCGATGGTGCATGCCGAGGATCTGGGCGCACACGGCCAGATCCTGCTGCTGCGCTGCCGGCTGGGTGCGGTGCTGATCGAGGACGGCCAGGCGGAGGCCGGGGAGCGGATGCTGCGCGAGGTGCTGGCCGACGCCGCGAAGGGCAACAGCGGCCGGGACACCGAGCCGTTCGCGCGGCTGACCCTCGCGACGTGGCTGACGGCGACGGGGCGCTTCCAGGAGGCTCGGGCCGAACTCAGCCGCGTCCATGAGCTGTTCAGCCCGCGCGCCCCCGACCTGTTCGCCGGGATGCTCCAGGCCCTGCTGATCTCGCTGGATGTGGACGAGGGGCACCGGGAGGGACTGCTGCCGAGGTTCCGGCAGGCCATGGAGCTGATGCAGGACTCCATGGCGCGGATGGTCGCACCGGACCTTCCGGTGGTACAACTCCTCACCGGTGCACGGGTGTTGATGGCCGAACGCGGCTATGCGGCGGGTGGGGACGCGGCGCGTCTGGTGGGTGCGTACGACGCGCTGCGGGCGGACGGCCAGGTGCCGCCGCGGATCATCCGCCGGGACCGGGCCCGTACCGAGGCGGCGGCGCGGGCACTGCTGGGCGATTCGGCGTATGCCCGGGCGTACGCCGAAGGCAGTGGCCTCTCGCTCGGGGAGGCCACCGCCCTCATCTGA
- a CDS encoding site-2 protease family protein — protein sequence MTTAIRRADRRVSPVFLALAAVMAVSGWAVWSGTLGDYTGVAVFSFVVSGWVVSLCLHEYAHARTALHSGDISVEAKGYLTLNPLKYTHALLSIVLPVIFVIMGGIGLPGGAVFIERGRIKGRWRHSLISAAGPLTNILFAAVCTAPFWLHALSGVPAVFRYALAFLALLQVTAAILNFLPVPGLDGYGVLEPWLSRKVRRQVEPFAPFGLLAVFVFLWVPEVNRVFFDLVDAILRGLGVSQLETYIGQEYFRFWQGAPQLPQTGGLF from the coding sequence ATGACCACAGCAATCCGGCGCGCCGACCGTCGCGTCAGCCCGGTCTTCCTCGCGCTTGCCGCCGTCATGGCGGTGTCGGGGTGGGCCGTGTGGAGCGGGACGCTCGGGGACTACACCGGCGTCGCGGTGTTCTCCTTCGTGGTGTCCGGCTGGGTGGTCTCGCTGTGTCTGCACGAGTACGCCCACGCGCGCACCGCGCTGCACAGCGGCGACATCTCGGTGGAGGCGAAGGGCTATCTCACCCTGAACCCGCTGAAATACACCCATGCGCTGCTGAGCATCGTGCTGCCGGTGATTTTCGTGATCATGGGCGGGATCGGACTGCCGGGCGGTGCGGTGTTCATCGAGCGCGGCCGGATCAAGGGGCGCTGGCGGCACAGCCTGATCTCGGCGGCCGGGCCGCTGACGAACATCCTGTTCGCGGCGGTGTGCACGGCGCCGTTCTGGCTGCATGCGCTGTCGGGCGTACCGGCCGTGTTCCGCTACGCGCTGGCCTTCCTGGCCCTGCTCCAGGTGACCGCGGCGATCTTGAACTTCCTGCCGGTGCCGGGGCTGGACGGCTACGGCGTGCTCGAACCCTGGCTGTCACGGAAGGTACGGCGGCAGGTGGAGCCGTTCGCGCCGTTCGGACTGCTGGCGGTCTTCGTCTTCCTGTGGGTGCCGGAGGTCAACCGGGTCTTCTTCGACCTGGTCGACGCGATCCTGCGCGGGCTCGGCGTCTCACAGCTGGAGACCTACATCGGCCAGGAGTACTTCCGCTTCTGGCAGGGCGCACCGCAGCTCCCGCAGACCGGCGGCCTGTTCTGA
- the npdG gene encoding NADPH-dependent F420 reductase, whose product MTTPDASRSPNAATRAKAALKRDPWDLPDVSGLVVGVLGGTGDQGRGLAYRLARAGQKVIIGSRAAERAETAAAELGLGIEGAENADCARRSDVVIVAVPWEGHAKTLQALRDELDGKLVIDCVNPLGFDKKGAYALKPEEGSAAEQAAALLPGARVTAAFHHLSAVLLQDPEVEQIDTDVMVLGESRADTDVVQALAARIPGMRGVFAGRLRNAHQVESLVANLISVNRRYKAHAGLRVTDV is encoded by the coding sequence ATGACTACTCCTGACGCTTCCCGGTCCCCGAACGCCGCGACCCGTGCGAAGGCCGCCCTGAAGCGCGACCCCTGGGACCTCCCGGACGTCTCCGGTCTGGTGGTCGGCGTCCTCGGCGGCACCGGCGACCAGGGCCGCGGCCTGGCCTACCGGCTGGCCAGGGCCGGCCAGAAGGTGATCATCGGCTCCCGGGCCGCCGAGCGCGCGGAGACCGCCGCCGCGGAGCTCGGCCTGGGCATCGAGGGCGCGGAGAACGCCGACTGCGCCCGGCGCAGCGATGTCGTGATCGTCGCGGTGCCCTGGGAGGGCCATGCCAAGACCCTCCAGGCGCTCCGCGACGAGCTGGACGGCAAGCTCGTCATCGACTGCGTCAACCCGCTCGGCTTCGACAAGAAGGGCGCCTACGCGCTCAAGCCGGAGGAGGGCAGCGCCGCCGAGCAGGCCGCGGCCCTGCTGCCCGGGGCCCGGGTCACCGCCGCGTTCCACCATCTGTCCGCGGTGCTGCTCCAGGACCCGGAGGTCGAGCAGATCGACACCGATGTGATGGTGCTCGGCGAATCCCGCGCCGACACCGATGTGGTGCAGGCGCTGGCCGCCCGTATCCCCGGTATGCGCGGCGTCTTCGCCGGCCGGCTGCGCAACGCCCACCAGGTCGAGTCGCTGGTCGCCAACCTGATCTCGGTCAACCGCCGCTACAAGGCCCACGCGGGGCTGCGGGTCACGGACGTCTGA
- a CDS encoding carbohydrate ABC transporter permease encodes MTRPPVRYRIITASLLTVAALYFLVPVYWLAVSATKNSADLFGTFGFWFSGHPRPVEYLVDVLTYDHGTYARWFANSLFYAGAGAVCATLLSAAAGYALAKFPFRGREALFNVVLAGVLIPGTALALPLYFLFSAIGLANTYWAVLIPSMVSPFGVYLCRIYAAAAVPDSLLEAARLDGAGEARIFGGLGLRLMTPALVTVFLFQFVHIWNNYFLPLVMLSDSGLYPIQLGLTSWTGYADRQPVLYQYTVGGAFLSVVPLMVLMTVLQRYWRTGLTERSVKA; translated from the coding sequence ATGACCCGGCCCCCCGTCCGCTACCGGATCATCACCGCCTCCCTGCTGACCGTCGCCGCGCTCTACTTCCTCGTCCCCGTCTACTGGCTGGCCGTCTCCGCCACCAAGAACAGCGCCGACCTCTTCGGCACCTTCGGCTTCTGGTTCTCCGGCCATCCGCGCCCCGTCGAGTACCTCGTCGACGTCCTCACCTACGACCACGGCACCTACGCCCGCTGGTTCGCCAACTCCCTCTTCTACGCCGGGGCCGGCGCGGTCTGCGCCACCCTGCTGTCCGCCGCGGCCGGCTATGCGCTGGCGAAGTTCCCGTTCCGCGGCCGGGAGGCGCTGTTCAACGTGGTGCTCGCCGGGGTGCTGATCCCCGGCACGGCACTGGCCCTGCCGCTCTACTTCCTCTTCAGCGCGATCGGCCTGGCCAACACCTACTGGGCGGTGCTGATCCCCAGCATGGTCAGCCCGTTCGGCGTCTATCTGTGCCGGATCTACGCGGCCGCCGCGGTCCCCGACTCGCTGCTGGAGGCGGCCCGGCTCGACGGCGCGGGCGAGGCCCGGATCTTCGGCGGGCTCGGGCTGCGGCTGATGACCCCCGCGCTGGTCACCGTCTTCCTCTTCCAGTTCGTCCACATCTGGAACAACTACTTCCTGCCGCTGGTGATGCTCTCGGACTCCGGCCTCTACCCGATCCAGCTGGGCCTGACCTCCTGGACCGGCTACGCCGACCGCCAACCGGTGCTCTACCAGTACACGGTGGGCGGCGCGTTCCTGTCCGTGGTGCCGCTGATGGTGCTGATGACGGTGCTCCAGCGGTACTGGCGCACGGGGCTGACGGAGAGGAGCGTGAAGGCGTGA
- a CDS encoding carbohydrate ABC transporter permease — protein MNREVLSRDTPSRPAAVTPRPARRNRRGPRRRASRAGARNARATAAFTLPFFALFGLCFLAPIGYALHQSLFTTERTGPLGLGGQEREVFAGLANYAHALADDRFLTGFGRVLLFGAVQIPLMIVLATALALLLESASARAVPFFRSAFFLPYGVPGVIASILWGFLYVPGISPLVKIAGAVGWDLDFLSRGTVLWSIANIVTWQFTGYNMLVLIAQLKAVPGELYEAARIDGANAWQVARHIKLPLIRPALVLTGVFSIIGTLQLFAEPMVLRPLASAIDSGFTPNLHAYSEAFVGNNQHAAAAEAVLLALVACVLSFGFLRLAGGRAKEHG, from the coding sequence ATGAACCGGGAGGTGCTGAGCCGGGACACCCCGAGCCGGCCGGCGGCGGTCACCCCGCGGCCGGCCCGCCGCAACCGCCGCGGCCCCCGGCGCCGCGCCTCCCGCGCCGGGGCCCGCAACGCCCGCGCCACGGCCGCGTTCACGCTGCCCTTCTTCGCCCTCTTCGGCCTCTGCTTCCTCGCCCCCATCGGCTACGCCCTCCACCAGAGCCTGTTCACGACCGAACGGACCGGCCCGCTCGGCCTCGGCGGCCAGGAACGCGAGGTGTTCGCGGGCCTCGCCAACTACGCGCACGCGCTCGCCGACGACCGGTTCCTGACCGGCTTCGGCCGGGTGCTGCTCTTCGGCGCCGTCCAGATCCCGCTGATGATCGTGCTCGCCACCGCCCTGGCCCTGCTGCTGGAGAGCGCGAGCGCCCGCGCCGTCCCCTTCTTCCGCAGCGCCTTCTTCCTGCCGTACGGCGTGCCCGGCGTGATCGCCTCGATCCTGTGGGGCTTCCTGTACGTCCCGGGCATCAGCCCGCTGGTGAAGATCGCCGGTGCCGTGGGCTGGGACCTCGACTTCCTCTCCCGCGGCACCGTCCTGTGGTCCATCGCCAACATCGTCACCTGGCAGTTCACCGGCTACAACATGCTGGTGCTGATCGCCCAGCTCAAGGCCGTACCGGGGGAGTTGTACGAGGCCGCCCGGATCGACGGGGCGAACGCCTGGCAGGTCGCCCGGCACATCAAACTCCCGCTGATCCGGCCGGCGCTGGTCCTCACCGGTGTCTTCAGCATCATCGGCACCCTCCAGCTCTTCGCCGAACCCATGGTGCTGCGCCCGCTGGCCTCCGCCATCGACTCCGGCTTCACCCCCAACCTGCACGCCTACAGCGAGGCGTTCGTCGGCAACAACCAGCACGCCGCGGCGGCCGAGGCGGTCCTGCTCGCGCTGGTGGCGTGCGTACTGTCCTTCGGCTTTCTGCGGCTGGCCGGCGGACGCGCGAAGGAGCACGGATGA
- a CDS encoding ABC transporter substrate-binding protein, with protein MTSNPLHRRTVLGGAAALAAGFALAGCGDDGDGRAPQERKKGQRISLTFWSWVPGIDKPVDLWNRKNPDVQVTVEKVSAVNGQQYAKMHAAIKAGNPPDLGQIEFPVLPSFLLDNGLLDLAPLGAARHKGKFSGWQWQQSVFGKSLYAIPQASGPMGLFLRQDLFDKWDVPTPRTWDEYESAAKAVRRKGAWIETFAPTNGNRFAGLAWQAGAKWYGTHGDTWIVHLDDEPTRRVADYWESLVRQKLVKTIPDRQNAWYKDLQTGAIPAWVGASWGDALLVGNAPGTKGKWRAAPLPQWKAGEQAFANWGGSTTAVFAKARYPKDALDFAVWLNTDPESVKLLIDGGYGFPSAKTGYATTDLDVDKDFFGGQAYSKVFADAGAHVDTSWRWGPGVDTLYQRLGDAFTDALADGSSFRSVLTKVQRQTLADLKGKGLKVASG; from the coding sequence ATGACCAGCAACCCCCTGCACCGCAGAACGGTCCTGGGCGGGGCGGCCGCCCTCGCCGCCGGCTTCGCGCTCGCCGGCTGCGGCGACGACGGCGACGGCCGGGCGCCCCAGGAGCGCAAGAAGGGCCAGCGGATCAGCCTGACCTTCTGGTCCTGGGTGCCGGGCATCGACAAGCCCGTCGACCTGTGGAACCGCAAGAACCCGGACGTCCAGGTCACGGTCGAGAAGGTGTCGGCCGTCAACGGCCAGCAGTACGCGAAGATGCACGCCGCCATCAAGGCCGGCAACCCGCCCGACCTCGGCCAGATCGAATTCCCGGTCCTCCCCAGCTTCCTCCTCGACAACGGTCTGCTGGACCTCGCCCCGCTCGGCGCCGCCCGTCACAAGGGCAAGTTCTCCGGCTGGCAGTGGCAGCAGTCCGTCTTCGGCAAGAGCCTCTACGCCATCCCGCAGGCCTCCGGGCCGATGGGCCTGTTCCTGCGCCAGGACCTGTTCGACAAGTGGGACGTGCCGACCCCGCGGACCTGGGACGAGTACGAGAGCGCCGCCAAGGCCGTCCGCCGGAAGGGCGCCTGGATCGAGACCTTCGCGCCCACCAACGGCAACCGCTTCGCCGGCCTCGCCTGGCAGGCCGGCGCCAAGTGGTACGGGACGCACGGCGACACCTGGATCGTGCACCTCGACGACGAACCCACCCGCCGGGTCGCCGACTACTGGGAGTCCCTGGTCCGGCAGAAGCTCGTCAAGACCATTCCGGACCGGCAGAACGCCTGGTACAAGGATCTGCAAACCGGCGCCATCCCCGCCTGGGTGGGCGCCAGTTGGGGCGACGCCCTGCTGGTCGGCAACGCGCCCGGCACCAAGGGCAAGTGGCGGGCCGCACCGCTGCCCCAGTGGAAGGCGGGCGAGCAGGCCTTCGCCAACTGGGGCGGCTCCACCACCGCCGTCTTCGCCAAGGCCCGCTACCCCAAGGACGCCCTCGACTTCGCCGTCTGGCTCAACACCGACCCGGAGTCGGTCAAGCTGCTGATCGACGGCGGCTACGGCTTCCCCAGCGCCAAGACCGGCTACGCCACCACCGACCTAGACGTCGACAAGGACTTCTTCGGCGGCCAGGCGTACAGCAAGGTCTTCGCCGACGCCGGTGCGCATGTCGACACCAGCTGGCGGTGGGGACCCGGCGTGGACACCCTCTACCAGCGGCTCGGCGACGCCTTCACCGACGCGCTCGCCGACGGCAGCTCCTTCCGCTCGGTCCTGACCAAGGTGCAGCGCCAGACCCTCGCCGACCTCAAGGGCAAAGGTCTGAAGGTGGCGAGCGGATGA
- a CDS encoding FadR/GntR family transcriptional regulator, whose product MARGTMSEDVQAQIKQLILNGRLTPGDPLPTEAELVALLDVSRNSVREALKALQAMRIVEIRHGFGTYVGPLTLEPFVEGVAFRAAVRHHQGESSLYELMEVREALEAGLIGTVARNLPAEDLAVLKGLVQRMAEEARGGQVQSATDRAFHLALYRSLGNHLLSEVLDAFWAALRRVREDLSDDRPDPLVTFRQHQEIVDALEAGDGDRAVKAIHRHFDGIRRRLSEQ is encoded by the coding sequence ATGGCGCGAGGGACGATGTCCGAGGATGTGCAGGCCCAGATCAAGCAGCTGATCCTGAACGGCCGGCTGACGCCGGGAGATCCGCTGCCCACCGAGGCCGAGCTGGTCGCCCTGCTCGACGTCAGCCGCAACTCGGTGCGCGAGGCGCTCAAGGCCCTCCAGGCCATGCGCATCGTGGAGATCCGGCACGGCTTCGGCACCTACGTCGGCCCGCTCACCCTGGAGCCGTTCGTCGAGGGCGTCGCTTTTCGTGCCGCGGTCCGCCACCACCAGGGCGAGTCGAGCCTGTACGAGCTGATGGAGGTCCGCGAGGCGCTGGAGGCGGGCCTGATCGGCACCGTCGCCCGGAATCTGCCCGCCGAGGATCTCGCCGTCCTCAAGGGGCTGGTGCAGCGGATGGCGGAGGAGGCGCGCGGCGGGCAGGTGCAGAGCGCCACCGACCGGGCCTTCCATCTCGCCCTGTACCGCTCGCTGGGCAACCATCTGCTGAGCGAGGTGCTGGACGCGTTCTGGGCGGCGCTGCGGCGGGTGCGGGAGGACCTCTCCGACGACCGGCCCGACCCGCTGGTGACTTTTCGTCAGCACCAGGAGATCGTGGACGCGCTGGAGGCGGGCGACGGCGACCGCGCCGTCAAGGCCATACACCGGCACTTCGACGGCATCCGGCGGCGGCTGTCCGAGCAGTGA
- a CDS encoding dihydrodipicolinate synthase family protein, producing MALPAPLHGVIPPVCTPLDPRGEIDTASLTRLVNHLVDGGVHGLFALGSTSEVAYLTDAQRGTALEAVIKAADGRVPVLAGVIDTTTPRVLDHARTAAALGADALVATAPFYTRTHPREIAAHFRHLRTAVDLPLFAYDIPVAVHSKLSPSLVRELAEDGTLAGLKDSSGDEGSLRRLLTALGGRTARHSGPAPGFSVLTGSELTVDAALLAGADGVVPGIGNVDPAAYVRLYDAARAGDWEQAAAEQERLVTLFSLVDVGPESEMGRSSSALGAFKAALHLLGVIDRSATAFPQRPLSDDAVAEVGRRLTAAGLLKPGGAATL from the coding sequence ATGGCACTGCCCGCCCCCCTGCACGGCGTCATCCCGCCGGTCTGCACCCCGCTGGACCCGCGCGGCGAGATCGACACCGCCTCCCTGACGCGCCTGGTGAACCACCTCGTCGACGGCGGCGTGCACGGCCTGTTCGCGCTCGGCTCCACCAGCGAGGTCGCCTACCTCACCGACGCCCAGCGCGGCACCGCCCTGGAGGCCGTCATCAAGGCCGCGGACGGCCGGGTCCCGGTGCTCGCCGGGGTCATCGACACCACCACCCCCCGGGTGCTCGACCACGCCCGGACCGCCGCCGCGCTGGGCGCCGACGCCCTGGTGGCCACCGCGCCCTTCTACACCCGCACCCACCCCCGGGAGATCGCCGCCCACTTCCGCCATCTGCGCACGGCCGTGGACCTCCCGCTCTTCGCCTACGACATCCCCGTCGCCGTCCACAGCAAGCTGTCCCCGTCGCTGGTACGGGAGCTGGCCGAGGACGGCACCCTCGCCGGACTCAAGGACAGCAGCGGCGACGAGGGCTCGCTGCGCCGCCTGCTCACCGCGCTCGGCGGCCGCACCGCCCGGCACTCCGGCCCGGCCCCCGGCTTCTCGGTCCTCACCGGTTCCGAACTGACCGTGGACGCCGCCCTGTTGGCAGGCGCCGACGGCGTCGTCCCCGGTATCGGCAACGTCGACCCGGCGGCCTATGTACGCCTCTACGACGCCGCCCGGGCCGGCGACTGGGAGCAGGCCGCCGCCGAACAGGAACGCCTGGTCACCCTCTTCTCCCTGGTCGATGTCGGCCCGGAGAGCGAGATGGGCCGCAGCTCCTCCGCACTGGGCGCGTTCAAGGCGGCGCTGCACCTCCTCGGTGTGATCGACCGGAGCGCCACCGCCTTTCCCCAACGCCCGCTGAGCGACGACGCCGTGGCGGAGGTAGGACGTCGGCTCACGGCAGCGGGACTACTGAAGCCGGGCGGCGCGGCCACCCTCTAG